Genomic segment of Candidatus Chlorohelix allophototropha:
CGAGGATCTGAATCCGCTTGGCGATGTAAATTGGATGACGAAAAAGGAAATCAAGTCTATACACTGTCAATTATTAGCAAAAAGAATTATTGACATGGGAGTCCCAAAAGCCTTATAAATAAACCCCATATTACCATCAGATAGACAGTGGAAAACAAAAAAAGGGCGGGGGTACAATATCCCTCGCCCTTTTCGATTCTTCGAGAATTAGTTATCCAAAGTGCTGGTGTCGCCGATTGGCTCGCCCAGTTCCTTGGCACGGATTACACGGCGCATAATCTTGCCAGAACGGGTCTTGGGCAGCGAAGGCACGAATTCGAGTTCGTCCGGCACTGCTACGGGACCTACGTTGCTGCGAACGTGCAACTTCAGTTCCTTCTCCATTTCGGGGCTGGCTTCGTAACCGTTCTTCAGAATTACGAACACTTTGACATGCTCGCCCTTCATCGGGTCTGGCTTGCCGATTGCCGCTGCTTCCGCAACCGCTGGGTGACTTACCAAGCTAGACTCGATTTCCATCGAGCCAAGGCGGTGACCGCTAACCTTGATTACGTCATCCACACGACCCTGAATCCAGAAATAGCCATCATTGTCACGATGCACCGCATCACCTGCGAAATAAACATCGGCGATGGTATTCCAGTAGGTTTCGTAGCGTGCCGCATCACGGAAAATGGTGCGCATCTGGCTGGGCCACGGGTGGCGAATAACCAAGAAGCCGCCCTTTTCGTGACCAACCGAGCTACCGTCCTTATCCACCACGTCCGCCTCGATGGTGGGGAAGGGCCACGTAGCGCTGCCGGGTTTCAGAGGCAGGGTCACATTGGGGGTAATCATGTGCGCGCCGGTTTCAGTCTGCCACCAAGTATCCATAATCGGCAGTTCGTGTCGCCCGATTACATCGCGATACCACATCCATGCTTCGGGGTTGATAGGCTCACCCACCGAACCGAGCAAGCGCAAGCTGCTGAGGTCGTGCTTTTGTGGCCATTCTTCGCCAAAGCGCATCAAGCTACGAATCGCGGTAGGAGCGGTGTAGAAGATGGATACTTTGTACTTGGCGCATACTTCCCAGAAACGATCCGGGTTAGGATAGGTGGGAATACCTTCGAAATAGACGCTAGTCGCGCCGGTCATGAGCGGCCCGTACAGCAAGTAGCTGTGACCGGTTACCCAGCCCGCATCGGCAGTACACCAGAACACATCTTCCGGCTTGATGTCGAAGGTGAATTTCATGGTAGCGTAAACGCCCACCGCATAACCGCCATGTACGTGTACTACGCCCTTTGGCTTGCCGGTGCTACCGCTGGTGTAGAGGATGTACAGCATATCTTCGCTGTCCATCTCTTCGCAGGGTACAACCACATCTTCGGGAATGTCGGCAACAAGGTCGTGCCACCAGATGTCGCGCCCTTCCTTCATAGGAACTTCGGTGCCTAAGCGTTGGTACACCACCACATGCTCAAGGGTAGGCACTTCAGCAGCCGCTTCATCGGCGGTCTTCTTGAGATCAACCAACTTGCCGCCGCGATAGTTACCATCGGCAGTAATAATGATTTTAGCTTCGGCATCCACGCAGCGATCGCGCAACGCGTGAGCAGCAAAACCGGCGAATACCACCGAGTGAACCGCACCCAAACGCGCTACTGCCAGCAAAGCTACCGCTTGTTCCGGCACGGCGGGAAGGTAGATACCAACCCGGTCGCCCTTCTTAACGCCCAATTTCTGGAGACCGGCAGCAAAACGATTCACCTGCTGGTACAGGTCTTTGTAGGTAATAGTGCGGGTATCGCCGTTATCGCCTTCCCAGTAATAGGCAACCTTATTTTCTACCGGGGTTCCCATATGGCGGTCAAGGCAGTTATAAACAATATTAAACTTGCCTTCGGTAAACCAGCGGAAGAAGGGTTTCTGAGTCCATTCAAAGGTGTTTTCCCACTTCTTGAACCAATGAAGCTCATTCGCCATATCATCCCAGAATTCGAAACGGTTTTCAACAGACCATTTGTGGAACTCGTGGAAATCAGTATAGCCTTTGGAGTGCATATACGCCGTAATATTGGCGTTGTCCACCACTTCCTGAGAAGGGGTAAAGACACGCAATTCATTTAAAACATGATCAGTAGCCTCGGATTTGAGGTCGCTCATCCGGTAAATCCTCCTTAATTAAGTGGCTTGCGCCCGCGCTGCTGCCTTCGCCAAAAACAACGTTGTTCGTGTCTCCATTTGTAATCCCGTAGCTAATACATGGATACGCATAGTGAGAAAAATTCCTTATGTATTAAAGCCAATCGCGGGTTGGCATCAGGACATGGTAAAGCAGGCGAATAGATACAACACATCTACCCACTATTATAGTTAATGAGAGGAAGACGGTCAATTGCTAAAATGCTCACTAATCAGCTTCTTAAGTACCTGTTTCGACATCTCACAGATTTGTGCAACTTTTCACATACGCGAAGAGGTGATTCTCAGATTAGCGCCTCATGATTATGTCAAGTTATGATGCTGTTCAAATACTAAGGAGAATACTATTCGTCACCTTCTATTACCTATCTTCAAAAAGAGAAGAGCATGTGTTTACTCTCTAATTTTCTCCGAGAAGGTCGGTTCATTACCCTCTGAGCATATCTAGCATTTTGAGACTTGCTAATTTTGAGGCTTACTAATAGTATAATTACACCTGTGGAATTAAAAGCTTTTTTATTCCGACTGAGAAAAGGTTATCACTTATTTCGGGTTTACGCCGTTTTCTATTGTGGTCGGGAGCTTTCTCCTTTTTCCCTTTAATTCTGATTGACTTTGAACATTTTATCCTTGGACGTAATAATTATCGTAAGCTTGTTGTATTATAATTGCACTGAAAAGAACAGTAGATCATAAGAAACGGATAACATGGCAAAACAAGCTGAAGACATGATACAAGTGCTGATAGTTGATGATCGCGCAGATGTGCGTGAAGGAATACGTAGTATTCTTGCGATTGAATCAACTATTGAGGTAGTAGGTGAGGCAACGAGCGGTAAAGAAGGAGTCGAACTCGCTCGAAAGTTACGCCCGAATATTACTTTAATGGATATTGAAATGCCCGGTGAGTTTGATGGTTTGGTGGCAACTCGTTTGCTAAAAAAAGATTGCAGAGATTGCGATGTGTTGATGCTAACCTTTCACGATGGACAGGAATATCTGAAACAGGCTTTGTTATGTGGCGCAAGCGGCTATATCCTGAAAGACTCCACTCGAACAGATTTAATACGTGCGGTTGTAACGATAGCTAACGGTGGGATGTTAATTGACCCTGCAATGTTACGTTACTTAATACACGATATTGCGCAAACCGATGTTTTTTTTCAAAACGGTAGTAGCGCCACTCAGAGGAACGAAGAACTTGCCAAAAAGGCTGAACTCGCAAAGAATTTGACCCGCCGTGAGAAAGAAGTATTCGAACTACTTGGTGAAAGTTTGACCAATATAGACATCTCCACACGATTAATGATCAGTCAGGCAACTGTAAAAAGCCACGTAAAATCAGTTCTTGATAAATTGGAGTTAAATGACCGGACGCAAGCGGCAGTATTAGCGGTACGTTTGGGGTTATAATTCAATTAATTGGTTGGTTATACCAGCATTGTTGTTAATACTTGCAGAAAAAAGCAGTAATTTAAAACGTTTTATTACAGCCTTCAACTTATTATTATTTATTGCTAAAACTTGGAT
This window contains:
- the acs gene encoding acetate--CoA ligase — protein: MSDLKSEATDHVLNELRVFTPSQEVVDNANITAYMHSKGYTDFHEFHKWSVENRFEFWDDMANELHWFKKWENTFEWTQKPFFRWFTEGKFNIVYNCLDRHMGTPVENKVAYYWEGDNGDTRTITYKDLYQQVNRFAAGLQKLGVKKGDRVGIYLPAVPEQAVALLAVARLGAVHSVVFAGFAAHALRDRCVDAEAKIIITADGNYRGGKLVDLKKTADEAAAEVPTLEHVVVYQRLGTEVPMKEGRDIWWHDLVADIPEDVVVPCEEMDSEDMLYILYTSGSTGKPKGVVHVHGGYAVGVYATMKFTFDIKPEDVFWCTADAGWVTGHSYLLYGPLMTGATSVYFEGIPTYPNPDRFWEVCAKYKVSIFYTAPTAIRSLMRFGEEWPQKHDLSSLRLLGSVGEPINPEAWMWYRDVIGRHELPIMDTWWQTETGAHMITPNVTLPLKPGSATWPFPTIEADVVDKDGSSVGHEKGGFLVIRHPWPSQMRTIFRDAARYETYWNTIADVYFAGDAVHRDNDGYFWIQGRVDDVIKVSGHRLGSMEIESSLVSHPAVAEAAAIGKPDPMKGEHVKVFVILKNGYEASPEMEKELKLHVRSNVGPVAVPDELEFVPSLPKTRSGKIMRRVIRAKELGEPIGDTSTLDN
- a CDS encoding response regulator transcription factor, translated to MAKQAEDMIQVLIVDDRADVREGIRSILAIESTIEVVGEATSGKEGVELARKLRPNITLMDIEMPGEFDGLVATRLLKKDCRDCDVLMLTFHDGQEYLKQALLCGASGYILKDSTRTDLIRAVVTIANGGMLIDPAMLRYLIHDIAQTDVFFQNGSSATQRNEELAKKAELAKNLTRREKEVFELLGESLTNIDISTRLMISQATVKSHVKSVLDKLELNDRTQAAVLAVRLGL